The genomic segment GGGCGTCGTTTCCTTTAAAATCGAAGGACGTCTCAAAAGCCCGGAATACGTAGCCAATGTGGTCAGCAAATACCGCAAGGCGATTGATAAATATTTTGACGGCGACCTGTCCAAGCCATCGGTAGAGGAAGTTCGCGAATTGCAGCAAAGCTTCTCTCGCGGCTTCACACATGGCTTCCTGTCGGGCACGAACAATAAAATGCTCGTAGAAGGCACGTTTCCCAAAAGCCGCGGCGTCTTCATTGGCCGTGTCGAGCGCATTCTTCGCGATGCGGTAACGGTGCGTCTGGAAGCTCCGCTTAAGCGTGGCGATGGCGTCGTCTTCGACGCTGGCGATCCTACGAAGAAGGAAGAGGGCGGCCGCGTCTACGACATTCGCCGCCAAGGCGTGAAGATTGAAGGCGAAGCGCAGGAAGGCACGCTGCTGGAGCTCGTCCCAGGGCGCAGCGACGTTGATTTGCGCAAGGTGCATGTAGGCGACCGCGTCTGGAAGACGAATGACCCGGCGCTGGATAAGCGTCTGCGTGCGACCTATGAGACGGAAAAGCCCTACCGCGTTTTCCCGCTTCATGTTTCGGTAACAGGCAAGCTTGGCGAGCCGCTGCGGACGGTATGGACGGATATGCAAAAAGGCACGACGGTAGAAGTAGTATCCGAACTGATGCTGGAGCAGGCGCAGAAGCGTCCGATGGATGCCGAGCTGCTTAGCGATCAACTGGGCCGTCTAGGCGGAACGGTTTATCAGCTCGACCATTTGGAAGTGCTGCTTGAGGGCGAACTAATTGTGCCCGTGCGCGAGCTTAACCGGATGCGCCGCGAAGCGGTGGAGCATTTGGCTGGAGAACGTCCGAAGCCGCCCGTCTATGTGAAAAATAACATCGACCCGCTGGCCGATACCGCGGATCAAGAAGCTGTTCCAGCAGCTGTCTCCGGCTATTCGCACGAAGGCGATCTTGCGCCGCGCCTGACGGCTCTATGCCGCGGCTTGCCGCAAGTCGAAGCGGCTATCGCCGCCGATGTCGATATGATTTATGCTGATTTTGAATTTATAAAGCAATTTCCGGCGGCTGTGGAGCTGGCGCGTGCGGCTGGCAAGCCGATCGCCCTGGCAACCCCGCGCATTCATATGCCGGGTGAAAACGGCTACCATGCTAACATTTTGAAGCTTAAGCCAGATGCTGTGCTTGTCCGTAACACAGGTGCGCTTTATTATTATTTGCGCGCTAAGGCCGAAAACCCAGATCAGCCATTCCCTAAGCTGATTGGCGATTTCTCGCTTAATGTGGCTAATCACAAAACAGTGAAGCTTTTTGAAGAAGTTGGCCTCGATATGATTACGCCGTCTTACGACCTGAACATTCAGCAAATGATGGACATGCTGAACAAGGCTAATACAGCGAAGCTGGAAGTCGTAATCCAGCAGCATTTGCCAATGTTCCATACGGAGCACTGCGTCTATTGCACCTTTATGAGTGAAGGCACCAACTTTACGAATTGTGGACGCCCGTGCGAAGATTCGCGAGCTTCCTTGCAGGACCGTATTGGCATGTCCCATCCGGTTCGCGTAGACGAAGGCTGCCGCAATACGGTGTACAATGCTATTGAGCAATCAGGCGCTGAATATATTAAGCAATTTTTGGAGCTGGGCATTCCATCGTTCCGCGTCGAGTTTTTGGAAGAAACGCCGGAGCGGGTAACGGAAGTGCTTTCTCTATACCGCGATGCGCTCGATGGCCGTATTACAGGCACAAAAGTATGGCGTACGCTGAAAGCAACGAACCAAATCGGCGTAACGCGCGGACAATTGGTGAAGTAAGAAAGCAGCAAGGAGGGGAGCCGGCATTGCGGGAAACGCAGTGCCGGCTCTTTTTTTGAAGGAGACGGCCGGATCACTCACAGGAACGAATTTTGAGCTTATCGAAGCAGTTTGACACCGCCATGCGGCTCGCTTAGCATAGGAAGAAGCAGGCTGCAATTTAGAGCCGTATTTACTTAAATAACTGAAGCGCTCATAACGACAAGAGACTGCGGCGAAAGAAAGTACCGCTAATTTGTTGGATAAACTCCCGAAACCGTGGAGATTTTGTCAACAAAAGCGTTACTAAGTTCCTCGCAGCTCCTAAGTGAGCCGCATAACGGATAGGGATAAGCGGGGTAATGTTGAGGATGGACGTACAATGGTATGCAGGTTGGAGACATGTATTTAAGCTGGACCCGGAGCGCAGCATCTCGGATGAGGAGCTGGATGCGATTTGCATGTCGGGTACAGACGCTGTATTAGTAGGAGGCTCTAGCGGCGTTACATTTGAAAATACCGTAGATTTAATGGCGCGCATTCGCCGTTATGCGGTAGATTGCGCGCTGGAGGTATCGACGATGGATGCGGCGGTTCCCGGCTTTGATGGCTATTTCGTGCCGCTCGTATTGAACACGAGCCAGGCAGAGTGGATTAATGGCCGCCAGACAGAAGGGCTGCAAGCATTCGGCTCTTTCATTCCATGGGAGGAAACGGCGGCGCAAGGTTATATTATATTGAATGAAGAAGCGACCGCGGCCAAGCTGACAGGCGCGAATGCCGACCTGGATGAGGAGCAGCTGCTCGCTCATGTGCAAATGGCAGACCGGCTCATGCGCCTACCCGTCATTTATATCGAATACAGCGGACGTTACGGGGATATGGCTCTCGTTCACAAAGCGTATGATACGATCGCGCAGGCCCAGCTATTTTATGGTGGCGGCATCGACAGCGCAGAGAAGGCGAGCGAGGCGGCATCCGCTTGCGATACCGTTGTCGTCGGCAATATTATTTATGCAGATTTGGAGGCAGCACTGGCTACTGTGCCTGCCGTTCACAACACGATTCGCAAGCATACAAGAAACGAAGCCTAGCTTTTATAAAAACAATCGTCTATTTAGGGCTTTATTTGCATCGGTAAATTGACACTTCACGGCCCGTTGTCTACACTGTTGATAGGCGAACAAATGCGAACAAAGGAGAACGACCATGTTTAATTTTATAAGCATCGACGAGGCGGTACAGAAGCTTAACCCACCGCAGCGCGAAGCGGTAAAAGCAACCGATGGGCCGCTATTGATTATGGCGGGAGCAGGCAGCGGCAAAACCCGCGTATTAACCCATCGAATCGCTTATTTAATTGAGAAGAAGCGCGTAGCGCCTTGGAGCATTTTGGCGATTACCTTTACGAATAAGGCATCGCGTGAAATGCGTGACAGAGTTAGCGCACTGATCGGCCCGTCGGGCAACGATATTTGGGTATCTACCTTCCACTCGATGTGCGTGCGAATTTTGCGCAAGGACATTGACCGGATAGGTTTTACTTCGAATTTTACGATTTTGGATTCAGGCGACCAGCTGTCGGTTATTCGCAATTGCATGAAGGATCTGAATATCGACACGAAGAAATTCGAGCCGAAGGCTGTTCAAGCGTCCATTAGCGCCGCGAAGAATGAGCTGCTAACGCCGGAGCGGTATGAGCAGAAGGCGGGGGACTATTTTCAGGATATCGTCATTAAGGTGTACAAGTCCTATCAGAAGCGGCTCAAAAGCAACAACTCGCTCGATTTCGACGATTTGATTATGAAGACGATTCAACTGTTCCAGGAAGTGCCGGAGGTGCTGGATTTTTACCAGAACAAATTCCGTTACCTTCATGTCGATGAGTATCAGGATACGAACCGTGCGCAGTATATGCTGTGCCGCATGCTAGCAGACAAGCATCACAATATTTGCGTCGTCGGCGACAGCGACCAGTCGATTTACCGCTGGCGCGGAGCGGACATTACGAATATTTTGAATTTCGAGGGCGATTATCCCGAAGCGCAGACGATTATGCTGGAGCAGAACTATCGTTCTACGGCCAATATTTTGAATGCGGCGAATGCGGTCATCAGCCTCAACACCGGACGCAAGCCGAAGAACCTTTGGACCGATCAAGGTGCCGGAGACGAAATTACGGTGTATCAGGCCGATTCTGAGCATGACGAGGGTTACTTTGTAACAGGCGAAATTCGTAAAAATAAAAATAGCGGACGCAAATTTGGGGATCATGCCATTTTGTATCGGACGAACGCGCAGTCTCGGGTTATAGAGGAAATTTTGATCAAATCGGATATTCCTTATCAAATCGTGGGCGGCATCAAGTTCTACGATCGCAAAGAGATTAAAGATTTGCTCGCTTATTTGCGGCTGATTTCCAACCCGGATGACGATATTAGCCTTGCACGCGTCATTAATGTGCCGAAGCGCGGCATTGGCGATACGACGGTTGGCAAGCTGGCCGAGGAGGCAGCGCGGAGCGGTACTTCGATTTTCAACGTTTTGGGCAATCTACAGGGGCTGGATATCAATGCCCGTACGCAAGCGCTGCTTGGAGAGTTCTATATAATGATCAGCAACCTTGCTGGCATGGTTGAATATTTGTCGGTAACGGAGCTGACGGAGAAGGTGCTGGAGATGACCCAGTACAAGCTGGAGCTTCAGCGCGAGAAAACATTGGAATCGACGGCACGGGTCGAAAATATTGACGAGTTCCTGTCCGTTACGATGGAATTTGAGAATCGCAACGAAGACAAGACGCTCGTATCCTTCCTGACCGATCTTGCTCTCATCGCGGATATTGATTCCATGGATAAACAGGATGAGCAGGGCAATGCTGCCCCAAGTGACGCTGTTGTACTGATGACGATGCATAGCGCCAAAGGCTTGGAGTTCCCAGTTGTCTTTATTATTGGCATGGAGGAGAGCATCTTCCCGCACAGCCGCGCCTTAAGCGACAATGATGAGCTGGAGGAGGAGCGCCGACTTGCCTATGTAGGCATAACCCGCGCAGAGAAGCAGCTGTTTATGACTTCGGCCCGGATGCGCACTTTATTCGGACGGACCGCATCGAATATGCCTTCACGCTTTCTGGATGAAGTGCCGAGCGAGCTCAAAAAGGATGCTTCCGCTTCGGGCGGTTTTGGCCGCAGTGGAGGAGGCAGCAGGTACGGCGCTGGAAGCTCGGCTGGCTTCGGCTCTGGCGGGCGCACGGCTCCTTCGCGCCCTGCGGCAAATGGCGGAATTGGCTCTGGCGGCCGATCGCTCGGCACGAGCACAAGCAGCGGCGTTCGAGTAAGCACGCCGCAAGCGGCCGGTGCAGGAGCAGCGGGCGCAGCTGGTGATGCAGGCGCGAAGCAGTTCGCTGCCGGCGACCGCGTAGCCCACGGCAAATGGGGCGAAGGCGTTATCGTTTCCGTGAAAGGAACAGGCAATGACATGGAGCTTCAGATCGCTTTTCCCGCTCCGACAGGGGTGAAACGCCTGCTTGCAGGCTTTGCGCCAATAACGAAAGTTTAGCTCATTATTGAAAGGGGACATTTGCTGTGGAAATGAACCAAGCGGAAACAGCTGCAGCTTCACCTGCCCAAACCGAACGAATGATTACGCTAATTGATGAAATTACCGCCCATAACTACCAGTATTACACGCTTGATCAGCCGTCCATTGACGATGCTGATTATGACAAGCTTTATGATGAGCTGGTCGCATTGGAGAAGGAGACGGGAACCGTGCTGCCGGATTCGCCAACACAACGTGTTGGTGGAGAGCTTCTTAAGGGCTTTGAGCCGCATCGTCACCGTGCCAAGCTGTGGAGCTTGGACAAGGCGCAAAACATTGAAGGGCTGCATGCCTGGAACCAGCGGATGCTGCGGGCGGTAAACGATTATAATACGAAAAATCCAGATGTTGATCCGCTCCCAGACCCAAGCTATGTTATTGAGCTGAAGTTCGATGGATTGACGCTGAATCTGACCTATGAGGATGGCAAGCTGATTCAGGCGGCTACGCGGGGCAATGGCGCAATAGGCGAAGGAATTTTGGCACAGGTGAAGACGATTCGTTCTGTCCCGCTCACGATTCCTTATCGGGAGGGTTTAATTGAGGTGCAAGGCGAGGGTATTATGCAGCTGTCGGTGCTGGAGAAGTACAACCAGACGGCTGCTGAGCCGCTCAAAAACGCGCGCAATGCAGCTGCTGGCGCCTTGCGCAACTTAAATCCGAAGACGACGGCTGAGCGGAAGCTGAGCGCTTTTTTCTACAATATAGGCTATTCGGAAGAGCTAGCATTCACCACCCATCAGGAAATGCAGCAGTTTTTGCGGGACAACCGGTTTAAAGTAAATCCGTATGCAGTCTATTTTGATACGATTGAAGAGGTGGCGGCGGAGTTGGAGCGTTTGGCAGAGGGCCGTACCGATCTCGATTATTTAATAGATGGAGCTGTAGTCAAGCTCACGGATATCCGCACTCGGGAAGCTCTAGGCTATACAGACAAGTTTCCGCGCTGGGCGGTTGCATTTAAGTTCGAAGCGGAAGAAGCGGCAACTATATTGCAATCCGTTTCTTGGGAAGTCGGCCGTACTGGCAAAATAACGCCTGTCGCCCGCGTCGAAGCCGTTGAGCTTGCCGGAGTGACGGTGCAAAACTGCACGCTCAACAATATAGGCGATATTGAACGTAAAAATCTTAAGTTTGCGCTTGGTACGTTCGTAACCATTCGCCGCTCCAACGATGTCATACCGGAAATACTCGGCAAAACCGATGAAATCGATGGCCAGGAAATCGTCTTTCCAGAGCAGTGTCCTTCTTGTGGCACAGAGCTTGAGCAGCGCGGCGCGCATTTGTTTTGCAACAACCGTTTAGGCTGTGGCCCGCAAATGATCGGTCGTATTACGCATTTTGCCTCGCGCGATGCAATGGATATTGATACATTCAGCGTTATGACTGCTGAACAGCTATTTACAGAGTGCAAGGTGCATGACCCTGCTGATCTGTATGCGCTGGAGTATGACGATCTGATTAAGCTGGAACGTTTCGGCGAGCGGAAGGCGCGCAAGCTGCTTGACGCGTTTGAGAAGTCCAAGAGCAGGGATTTGACGGCATTTCTATATGCGCTCGGCATTCCGAATACAGGGAAGTCCACCACGCGGACGTTAGCAGATCATTATGGGAGTCTGGATGCTGTAATGGCCGCTTCGGTGGAAGAGCTGGTCGAGCTGCCGGATATCGGCGGTATTGTAGCGGAGAGTATTGTAAGCTTCTTTGCCGACCCGGTTATGGCTGACAGCATCGCCCGTATGCGGGCTGCAGGTGTAAGCGCGGAAGCGGAGCATAAAGCGGTTATACGGGAAGATAGTGTATTCAGCGGCAAAACGGTAGTCATTACAGGGACATTATCCGGCATGAGCCGCGACGAAGCTGCAAAGAAGCTCGAAGCATGCGGAGCGAAAGTATCCGGCAGCGTGTCGAAGAAGACGGATTATGTCATTGCGGGCGAAAATGCAGGCAGCAAGCTCGCGAAAGCGAAGGAGCTTGGTGTTACCGTTATTGAAGATGAAGCCGAATTGCAGCGTTTATTAGAAGGAAACGAAGCGTAATAGACCAAAAAGTGCCGCCGCGCCTGGGTTTTGGGACGTGTGCGGCGCTTTTTATCGTTATAAGGGCTAAGGATTGAAAGGTGATTTAATAAAAAATGAAAAGTTTTTTGCGAAAGTAGTTGCATTTCGAAAATGGACATGGTATATTACTTCTTGTCGCTTCGGAGACATCGCGTTACACAGCAGAAATATTGAGAAATAAACAATAAAATAAGCTGTTGACACTGTCGAAGAATGGTGATAACATATACAACTGTCACTACAAAATGTGACAAACAAGTTCCTTGAAAACTGAACAAATGGATCACGTCAAAATCCAAACAATGTTTTAAATAGCTAGTAAAGTAATGAGCAAGTCAAACACCTAAATGGAGAGTTTGATCCTGGCTCAGGACGAACGCTGGCGGCGTGCCTAATACATGCAAGTCGAGCGGACTTGAAGGAGTGCTTGCACTCCTGATAGTTAGCGGCGGACGGGTGAGTAACACGTAGGTAACCTGCCCGTAAGACTGGGATAACATTCGGAAACGAATGCTAATACCGGATACACAACTTGGTCGCATGATCGGAGTTGGGAAAGACGGAGCAATCTGTCACTTACGGATGGACCTGCGGCGCATTAGCTAGTTGGTGAGGTAACGGCTCACCAAGGCGACGATGCGTAGCCGACCTGAGAGGGTGATCGGCCACACTGGGACTGAGACACGGCCCAGACTCCTACGGGAGGCAGCAGTAGGGAATCTTCCGCAATGGACGAAAGTCTGACGGAGCAACGCCGCGTGAGTGATGAAGGTTTTCGGATCGTAAAGCTCTGTTGCCAGGGAAGAACGCTAAGGAGAGTAACTGCTCCTTAGGTGACGGTACCTGAGAAGAAAGCCCCGGCTAACTACGTGCCAGCAGCCGCGGTAATACGTAGGGGGCAAGCGTTGTCCGGAATTATTGGGCGTAAAGCGCGCGCAGGCGGCCTTGTAAGTCTGTTGTTTCAGGCACAAGCTCAACTTGTGTTCGCAATGGAAACTGCAAAGCTTGAGTGCAGAAGAGGAAAGTGGAATTCCACGTGTAGCGGTGAAATGCGTAGAGATGTGGAGGAACACCAGTGGCGAAGGCGACTTTCTGGGCTGTAACTGACGCTGAGGCGCGAAAGCGTGGGGAGCAAACAGGATTAGATACCCTGGTAGTCCACGCCGTAAACGATGAATGCTAGGTGTTAGGGGTTTCGATACCCTTGGTGCCGAAGTTAACACATTAAGCATTCCGCCTGGGGAGTACGGTCGCAAGACTGAAACTCAAAGGAATTGACGGGGACCCGCACAAGCAGTGGAGTATGTGGTTTAATTCGAAGCAACGCGAAGAACCTTACCAGGTCTTGACATCCCTCTGAATCTGCTAGAGATAGCAGCGGCCTTCGGGACAGAGGAGACAGGTGGTGCATGGTTGTCGTCAGCTCGTGTCGTGAGATGTTGGGTTAAGTCCCGCAACGAGCGCAACCCTTGATCTTAGTTGCCAGCAGGTTAAGCTGGGCACTCTAGGATGACTGCCGGTGACAAACCGGAGGAAGGTGGGGATGACGTCAAATCATCATGCCCCTTATGACCTGGGCTACACACGTACTACAATGGCCGATACAACGGGAAGCGAAACCGCGAGGTGGAGCCAATCCTATCAAAGTCGGTCTCAGTTCGGATTGCAGGCTGCAACTCGCCTGCATGAAGTCGGAATTGCTAGTAATCGCGGATCAGCATGCCGCGGTGAATACGTTCCCGGGTCTTGTACACACCGCCCGTCACACCACGAGAGTTTACAACACCCGAAGCCGGTGGGGTAACCGCAAGGAGCCAGCCGTCGAAGGTGGGGTAGATGATTGGGGTGAAGTCGTAACAAGGTAGCCGTATCGGAAGGTGCGGCTGGATCACCTCCTTTCTAAGGAAATACCTAATCCCGATGAGGATTAGATAAATGTGCGGATTAACGGCGCTTAGGCGTCAGACGTGAAAACCATTTGTTCAGTTTTGATGGAATTTGTTAGGGGCCATAGCTCAGCTGGGAGAGCGCCTGCCTTGCAAGCAGGAGGTCAGCGGTTCGATCCCGCTTGGCTCCACCAATAAAACCATCAGCGTTTCTTCTCTTCTAAAGTTTATTTTTAGAATAGAGCAAACAAAACTTGCACCTTGAAAACTGGATAGCGAAAGCAAAGAACGAAACATCCTTTAGCGAGAAATATTGCAGGAAGGCAATGAAAAGGTCTTGACCTTGATTTGTCCCAACTGCTAGCGAAAGTATGATCGAATGGGATGGACTTTTGGAAGTGTAAGCTTCTGATCGGCAGGCAACTGCAGGATCAAGGTGAAACGGACAACGGCCAGCACATCGAGCATACTGTAGCGACTGGTTAAGCTAATAAGAGCGCACGGAGGATGCCTAGGCACTAGGAGCCGAAGAAGGACGTGGCGAACAACGATACTGCCTCGGGGAGCCGTAAGCAGGCTTTGATCCGGGGATTTCCGAATGGGGAAACCCAGCTGTCGTAATGGACAGTTACTTCTAACTGAATACATAGGTTAGAGTGAGGCATACCAGGGGAACTGAAACATCTAAGTACCCTGAGGAAGAGAAAACAAAAGTGATTCCGTCAGTAGCGGCGAGCGAACGCGGATTAGCCCAAACCAAGGAGCTTGCTCCTTGGGGTTGTAGGACGTCTCACATGGAGTTACAAAGGTGTGTGCTAGGCGAAGAGGTCTGGAAAGGCCCGCTATAAGAGGTAAAAGCCCTGTAGCCAAAAGCACACACTCTCCGAGACGGATCCTGAGTACGGCGGGACACGAGAAACCCCGTCGGAATCCGGCAGGACCATCTGCCAAGGCTAAATACTCCCTAGTGACCGATAGTGAAGCAGTACCGTGAGGGAAAGGTGAAAAGCACCGCGGAAGCGGAGTGAAAAAGAACCTGAAACCGTGCGCTTACAAAAAGTCAGAGCCCAATTTAGGGGTGATGGCGTGCCTTTTGTAGAATGAACCGGCGAGTTACGTTCACGTGCAAGGTTAAGTCGGGAAGACGGAGCCGCAGCGAAAGCGAGTCTGAATAGGGCGAATAAGTACGTGGTCGTAGACCCGAAACCGTGTGATCTACCCCTGTCCAGGGTGAAGGTGCGGTAACACGCACTGGAGGCCCGAACCCACGCACGTTGAAAAGTGCGGGGATGAGGTGGGGGTAGCGGAGAAATTCCAATCGAACTCGGAGATAGCTGGTTCTCCCCGAAATAGCTTTAGGGCTAGCCTCGAGGTATGAACGTCGTGGAGGTAGAGCACTGATTGGGTGCGGGGCCCGCCAAGGGTTACCAAGTCTAGTCAAACTCCGAATGCCATAGACGTGCTTCTCGGGAGTCAGACAGTGAGTGCTAAGATCCATTGTCAAGAGGGAAACAGCCCAGATCATCAGCTAAGGTCCCCAAGTGTGTGTTAAGTGGGAAAGGATGTGGAGTTGCAAAGACAACCAGGATGTTGGCTTAGAAGCAGCCACCATTTAAAGAGTGCGTAATAGCTCACTGGTCGAGTGACTCTGCGCCGAAAATGTAACGGGGCTAAACACACCACCGAAGCTATGACATGTACCGAATGGTACTTGGGTAGGGGAGCGTTGAATATAGGTTGAAGGTATACCGTAAGGAGTGCTGGACTGTATTCAAGTGAGAATGCCGGTATGAGTAACGAAAAGACAAGTGAGAATCTTGTCCGCCGAAAGCCTAAGGGTTCCTGAGGAAGGCTCGTCCACTCAGGGTAAGTCGGGACCTAACGCGAGGCCGAAAGGCGTAGTGGAAGGACAACAGGTTCAAATTCCTGTACCACCGTAAACCGTTATGAGCAATGGGATGACGCAGAAGGGCAGTGACGCGGACTGATGGAATAGTCCGTCCAAGCAGTGAGGCTGATGAGTAGGCAAATCCGCTCATCGTAAGGCTGGGCTGTGATGGGGAGCGAAAATTACAGTAGCGAAGGTCATGTACTCCGGCTGCCGAGAAAAGTCTCTAGCCAGGTGAAGGTGCCCGTACCGCAAACCGACACAGGTAGGCGAGCAGAGCATGCTAAGGCGCGCGGAAGAACTCTCGTTAAGGAACTCGGCAAAATGACCCCGTAACTTCGGGAGAAGGGGTACCTCGGTAGGGTGAATAGCCCGAGGGGGTCGCAGTGAAAAGGCCCAAGCGACTGTTTAGCAAAAACACAGGTCTGTGCGAAGCCGTAAGGCGAAGTATACGGGCTGACGCCTGCCCGGTGCTGGAAGGTTAAGGGGAGCGGTTAGGGGTAACCCGAAGCTGTGAACCGAAGCCCCAGTAAACGGCGGCCGTAACTATAACGGTCCTAAGGTAGCGAAATTCCTTGTCAGGTAAATTCTGACCCGCACGAATGGCGTAACGACTTGGGCGCTGTCTCAACGAGAGATCCGGTGAAATTTTAATACCTGTGAAGATGCAGGTTACCCGCGACAAGACGGAAAGACCCCATGGAGCTTTACTGTAACTTGATATTGAACTTTGGTACGATCTGTACAGGATAGGTGGGAGCCATTGAAGCATGAGCGCCAGCTTGTGTGGAGGCGACGTTGGGATACCACCCTGATCGTATCGGAGTTCTAACCTAGGACCATGAAACTGGTTCGGGGACCGTGTCAGGTGGACAGTTTGACTGGGGCGGTCGCCTCCTAAAATGTAACGGAGGCGCCCAAAGGTTCCCTCAGAATGGTTGGAAATCATTCGGAGAGTGCAAAGGCATAAGGGAGCTTGACTGCGAGACCTACAAGTCGAGCAGGGACGAAAGTCGGGCTTAGTGATCCGGTGGTACCGAATGGAAGGGCCATCGCTCAACGGATAAAAGCTACCCTGGGGATAACAGGCTTATCTCCCCCAAGAGTCCACATCGACGGGGAGGTTTGGCACCTCGATGTCGGCTCATCGCATCCTGGGGCTGAAGTAGGTCCCAAGGGTTGGGCTGTTCGCCCATTAAAGCGGTACGCGAGCTGGGTTCAGAACGTCGTGAGACAGTTCGGTCCCTATCTGTCGCGGGCGCAGGAAATTTGAGAGGAGCTGTCCTTAGTACGAGAGGACCGGGATGGACGTACCGCTGGTGTACCAGTTGTTCCGCCAGGAGCACCGCTGGGTAGCCAAGTACGGACGGGATAAGCGCTGAAAGCATCTAAGCGCGAAGCCCCCCTCAAGATGAGATTTCCCAATTAGTAAGACCCCTTGAAGACGACGAGGTTGATAGGTTCGGGGTGGAAGCGCAGCAATGCGTGCAGCTGACGAATACTAATCGGTCGAGGGCTTATCCTAACAACACGCTAAAGTTTCAGACTTGTCTTTCGCATCCAGTTTTCAGGGTAGCAATACCCGTTCTATCCGTTTGGTGGCGATGGCGGAGGGGAACCACGCGTTCCCATCCCGAACACGACCGTTAAGCCCTCCAGCGCCGATGGTACTTGGACCGCAGGGTCCTGGGAGAGTAGGACGTCGCCAAGCACGAGAAGCCTGCCGCAATCATTGCGGCAGGTTTTTTGTTGTCCTGTAAACTGATACATAATCTTATAGCGAAAATGCTGTGCACAACTTATCTACAGCCGTGGATGAGGGGCATAGTATTTTTTTGTGGAAAGAATAAGTCTGTATTCGCACGGTTGTTCACATGTGCGTAAGTTTAATTAGCTTTATATGAACATAATGTAAACACGAGTTATGCACATTCGTTCACTTTTTATGCACAGCCTGTTTATAAATAGGGCCGATCTATGCTGGTCGGGTATAAATAGTGCTTTTTCGCATCATGCTAAGTAGTAGCCTTGTGTATAAATGCTTGTGGATGAATAGTCAGAAAATTAAGATTCCATCTCTTGACCTTTCTT from the Paenibacillus sp. BIHB 4019 genome contains:
- the ligA gene encoding NAD-dependent DNA ligase LigA; its protein translation is MNQAETAAASPAQTERMITLIDEITAHNYQYYTLDQPSIDDADYDKLYDELVALEKETGTVLPDSPTQRVGGELLKGFEPHRHRAKLWSLDKAQNIEGLHAWNQRMLRAVNDYNTKNPDVDPLPDPSYVIELKFDGLTLNLTYEDGKLIQAATRGNGAIGEGILAQVKTIRSVPLTIPYREGLIEVQGEGIMQLSVLEKYNQTAAEPLKNARNAAAGALRNLNPKTTAERKLSAFFYNIGYSEELAFTTHQEMQQFLRDNRFKVNPYAVYFDTIEEVAAELERLAEGRTDLDYLIDGAVVKLTDIRTREALGYTDKFPRWAVAFKFEAEEAATILQSVSWEVGRTGKITPVARVEAVELAGVTVQNCTLNNIGDIERKNLKFALGTFVTIRRSNDVIPEILGKTDEIDGQEIVFPEQCPSCGTELEQRGAHLFCNNRLGCGPQMIGRITHFASRDAMDIDTFSVMTAEQLFTECKVHDPADLYALEYDDLIKLERFGERKARKLLDAFEKSKSRDLTAFLYALGIPNTGKSTTRTLADHYGSLDAVMAASVEELVELPDIGGIVAESIVSFFADPVMADSIARMRAAGVSAEAEHKAVIREDSVFSGKTVVITGTLSGMSRDEAAKKLEACGAKVSGSVSKKTDYVIAGENAGSKLAKAKELGVTVIEDEAELQRLLEGNEA
- a CDS encoding heptaprenylglyceryl phosphate synthase, translating into MDVQWYAGWRHVFKLDPERSISDEELDAICMSGTDAVLVGGSSGVTFENTVDLMARIRRYAVDCALEVSTMDAAVPGFDGYFVPLVLNTSQAEWINGRQTEGLQAFGSFIPWEETAAQGYIILNEEATAAKLTGANADLDEEQLLAHVQMADRLMRLPVIYIEYSGRYGDMALVHKAYDTIAQAQLFYGGGIDSAEKASEAASACDTVVVGNIIYADLEAALATVPAVHNTIRKHTRNEA
- the pcrA gene encoding DNA helicase PcrA, translated to MFNFISIDEAVQKLNPPQREAVKATDGPLLIMAGAGSGKTRVLTHRIAYLIEKKRVAPWSILAITFTNKASREMRDRVSALIGPSGNDIWVSTFHSMCVRILRKDIDRIGFTSNFTILDSGDQLSVIRNCMKDLNIDTKKFEPKAVQASISAAKNELLTPERYEQKAGDYFQDIVIKVYKSYQKRLKSNNSLDFDDLIMKTIQLFQEVPEVLDFYQNKFRYLHVDEYQDTNRAQYMLCRMLADKHHNICVVGDSDQSIYRWRGADITNILNFEGDYPEAQTIMLEQNYRSTANILNAANAVISLNTGRKPKNLWTDQGAGDEITVYQADSEHDEGYFVTGEIRKNKNSGRKFGDHAILYRTNAQSRVIEEILIKSDIPYQIVGGIKFYDRKEIKDLLAYLRLISNPDDDISLARVINVPKRGIGDTTVGKLAEEAARSGTSIFNVLGNLQGLDINARTQALLGEFYIMISNLAGMVEYLSVTELTEKVLEMTQYKLELQREKTLESTARVENIDEFLSVTMEFENRNEDKTLVSFLTDLALIADIDSMDKQDEQGNAAPSDAVVLMTMHSAKGLEFPVVFIIGMEESIFPHSRALSDNDELEEERRLAYVGITRAEKQLFMTSARMRTLFGRTASNMPSRFLDEVPSELKKDASASGGFGRSGGGSRYGAGSSAGFGSGGRTAPSRPAANGGIGSGGRSLGTSTSSGVRVSTPQAAGAGAAGAAGDAGAKQFAAGDRVAHGKWGEGVIVSVKGTGNDMELQIAFPAPTGVKRLLAGFAPITKV
- a CDS encoding U32 family peptidase yields the protein MKANITRQDVELLAPAGDWECMRAAVANGADAVFFGVEKFNARARANNFRSEELPEIMAFLHSYGVQGFLTFNILVFEDELRDAQTLIEMCIDAGVDAVIVQDLGLVKLIRELSPDFPIHGSTQMTITSPEAVEFTKPFNMERVVLGRENNLKQIKTIGEQAKLPMEVFVHGALCVSYSGQCLTSEMWGGRSANRGECAQACRLPYDLMVDGKHQPMGDISYLLSPKDLAAIDLVPELIEAGVVSFKIEGRLKSPEYVANVVSKYRKAIDKYFDGDLSKPSVEEVRELQQSFSRGFTHGFLSGTNNKMLVEGTFPKSRGVFIGRVERILRDAVTVRLEAPLKRGDGVVFDAGDPTKKEEGGRVYDIRRQGVKIEGEAQEGTLLELVPGRSDVDLRKVHVGDRVWKTNDPALDKRLRATYETEKPYRVFPLHVSVTGKLGEPLRTVWTDMQKGTTVEVVSELMLEQAQKRPMDAELLSDQLGRLGGTVYQLDHLEVLLEGELIVPVRELNRMRREAVEHLAGERPKPPVYVKNNIDPLADTADQEAVPAAVSGYSHEGDLAPRLTALCRGLPQVEAAIAADVDMIYADFEFIKQFPAAVELARAAGKPIALATPRIHMPGENGYHANILKLKPDAVLVRNTGALYYYLRAKAENPDQPFPKLIGDFSLNVANHKTVKLFEEVGLDMITPSYDLNIQQMMDMLNKANTAKLEVVIQQHLPMFHTEHCVYCTFMSEGTNFTNCGRPCEDSRASLQDRIGMSHPVRVDEGCRNTVYNAIEQSGAEYIKQFLELGIPSFRVEFLEETPERVTEVLSLYRDALDGRITGTKVWRTLKATNQIGVTRGQLVK